In a single window of the Methanolobus psychrophilus R15 genome:
- a CDS encoding abortive infection protein: MQTKPKTQGMTVKTLVPFLILTFTLTWGLAAVLIFVSFSTPVFLLAVYSPGIVGIILVWRYYGLKGLGSFFRRLTLWRMPRKWWLYLLVGFPATIYLGAALKGTISDPFPFSPWYQVFSALALSFFLLGTNEEFGWRGVALPLLQRKYSPFWAGLILGIIWAAWHIPAFYISGLQYEAWSAVPYFGGVIALSVILTPMFNSARGSLLIAYLYHFQIMNPIFPDAQPWDSLLIALTAVVIVVLNRRTMFKKGTGVTEILMPE; encoded by the coding sequence ATGCAAACAAAACCGAAAACTCAAGGTATGACAGTAAAAACGCTTGTTCCTTTCCTCATACTTACCTTCACCCTGACTTGGGGTCTCGCTGCAGTGCTGATTTTCGTATCATTTAGCACTCCCGTATTTCTCCTTGCGGTTTATTCGCCTGGTATTGTTGGCATAATTCTGGTCTGGCGATATTACGGATTGAAAGGGTTGGGTAGCTTCTTTCGACGATTGACCTTATGGCGGATGCCTCGGAAGTGGTGGTTGTACTTGCTCGTGGGCTTTCCTGCCACTATTTACCTTGGCGCCGCACTGAAAGGAACCATCAGCGATCCTTTTCCCTTTTCCCCCTGGTATCAGGTATTTTCAGCTCTGGCGCTTTCCTTTTTCCTCTTGGGTACGAACGAGGAATTCGGATGGCGGGGAGTCGCCTTGCCTCTACTGCAGCGCAAATATTCCCCCTTCTGGGCGGGTTTGATCTTGGGCATCATCTGGGCAGCCTGGCACATCCCTGCTTTCTATATTAGCGGACTTCAATATGAAGCGTGGTCAGCCGTGCCATACTTTGGCGGTGTTATCGCCCTCTCCGTCATCCTTACTCCCATGTTCAACAGCGCTCGCGGCAGTCTGCTGATAGCTTACCTGTACCACTTTCAAATAATGAATCCCATCTTTCCCGATGCTCAACCCTGGGATAGCCTCCTTATCGCTCTCACGGCAGTGGTCATCGTTGTTCTAAATCGGCGTACGATGTTCAAAAAAGGAACTGGAGTTACCGAAATCCTCATGCCAGAATAA